The following proteins are encoded in a genomic region of Neurospora crassa OR74A linkage group VI, whole genome shotgun sequence:
- a CDS encoding sip-5, with translation MGNANTKESRGDDSGRRGLHSALDAGIGSSTQSGRESSRRNRNTRHDLTGLLGRAAGGSSSHADERHERKETKQEREARRLEKERVARLQERERSMKEEHVDGGYLVTMGTYVGPEDFNKQIVRQLMIERKLAPFWRGLNDFDENWTEPQIIAAARGLPIPAAGETPPDELIPRPRSPASPTDASSNTNHLTVPIGGRSLSTASEHSTSNAGSALPSPGSGKGSSSPFKPTRGKAIAAVLGGGSCRNGSSTEIAPREIMLPNDPFVNGQPLEVFLYKNATECPICFLTYPPYLNHTRCCDQPICSECFVQIKRPDPHFPEGHNENDPNNNPEESAGLLVSEPACCPYCTQPDFGVTYEPPPFRRGLTYAISPLALGSTSAAMSSESSVNSGSLSPGVASPGGRRRNQSLSANAPNVVLTDKVRPEWATKLQAARAHLARRAAAATALHTAAFLMNNNESRALRSRFGRRNTGGSGSASATPGNGDENRGTGPATPANAGATANTDRAAGSSGNGNRRSRLEDLEEMMFAEAIRLSLAAEEERKKKAEKEEQKEAKKREKEREKAEKKAEKAAAKAAAKQGGPYEASRSGHSSASGSSLSLPGLSFGRKRGNSAASNLRVEASVASAMASTGAAMTTPAAPGALAPDSSTKDKGKAVDRSAGAASNDASARPIPSPQPMAGPSHLRQMSSASSASSSAVESNQGSYVPPSNLQDPRGSGLSLGGRSGVSEDGDEQDRDPSTSTEPMFNFRSLAEVVGVSIEGEHAGKRLSQINADGQAIEGEDETAKSGEGAGEHVEHVLDSQTTGISEQDSEINSQPPRLTVTLDSPATSVGDVSTASDSKHVGNETTVEHATQVTL, from the exons ATGGGCAACGCAAACACAAAGGAGTCCCGCGGCGATGACAGCGGCCGCCGTGGCCTCCACTCCGCCCTTGACGCCGGTATAGGCTCCTCGACACAGTCTGGCAGGGAGTCATCTAGGAGGAACCGCAACACCAGACACGATCTCACTGGACTTTTGGGGCGCGCTGCAGGAGGCTCGAGCTCGCACGCCGATGAGCGCCATGAACGCAAGGAGACAAAGCAGGAGAGGGAGGCCAGGAGGCTGGAGAAGGAGCGCGTTGCCCGGCTACAAGAGCGAGAGCGGAGCATGAAAGAGGAGCATGTTGACGGTGGCTATCTCGTCACCATGGGTACCTATGTCGGGCCTGAGGACTTTAATAAACAGATCGTCAGGCAGTTGATG ATTGAGCGTAAACTTGCTCCATTTTGGCGAGGACTAAACGACTTCGACGAGAACTGGACCGAGCCTCAAATCATCGCTGCCGCGCGAGGCCTGCCGATCCCCGCTGCCGGCGAAACTCCCCCGGATGAGTTGATCCCACGACCGCGCTCGCCTGCTTCACCGACCGACGCGAGCTCAAATACCAACCACCTGACAGTCCCCATCGGCGGTCGCAGCCTCTCCACAGCTTCTGAGCATAGCACGTCCAATGCGGGCTCTGCGCTACCCTCTCCCGGTTCCGGCAAAGGGAGCAGTTCGCCATTTAAGCCCACGCGAGGAAAGGCTATTGCTGCTGTCTTGGGAGGAGGATCTTGTCGCAATGGTTCGAGTACAGAAATTGCGCCCCGCGAAATCATGTTACCCAACGATCCCTTTGTCAACGGACAACCCCTCGAAGTTTTCCTCTACAAGAACGCTACCGAATGTCCGATCTGCTTCTTGACGTACCCTCCATACTTGAACCACACCCGCTGCTGCGACCAGCCCATTTGCAGCGAATGCTTCGTCCAGATTAAGCGGCCGGATCCCCATTTCCCAGAGGGACACAACGAGAACGATCCGAATAACAATCCCGAGGAGTCCGCGGGGCTCTTGGTATCTGAGCCCGCTTGCTGCCCCTACTGCACGCAACCCGACTTTGGCGTCACTTATGAGCCGCCACCATTCCGTCGCGGTCTGACCTATGCCATTTCACCCCTAGCGCTCGGAAGCACAAGCGCAGCCATGTCGTCCGAAAGTTCAGTCAATTCAGGATCTCTGTCTCCCGGTGTCGCTTCACCAGGTGGCCGTCGTCGCAACCAGTCATTGTCTGCCAACGCACCGAATGTCGTTCTGACGGATAAAGTCCGGCCAGAATGGGCAACCAAGTTGCAGGCCGCACGAGCACACTTGGCGAGgcgcgctgctgctgcgacaGCCTTACACACAGCAGCGTTCTTGATGAACAACAACGAGTCTCGTGCGCTTAGGAGTCGCTTCGGGCGTCGGAATACCGGAGGCTCTGGGTCAGCATCGGCTACTCCTGGCAACGGCGATGAGAATCGGGGTACCGGCCCAGCTACTCCTGCTAATGCTGGTGCTACTGCCAATACAGATCGCGCCGCCGGTTCTAGTGGCAACGGAAACCGACGTAGCCGGTTGGAAGATCTAGAAGAGATGATGTTCGCCGAGGCCATTCGCTTATCCTTGGCTGCGGAAGAGgagcgcaagaagaaggctgaaAAGGAGGAACAGAAGGAGGCAAAGAAACGCGAAAAGGAACGGGAGAAGGCAGAAAAGAAGGCAGAGAAGGCAGCAGCCAAAGCCGCAGCGAAACAGGGCGGACCCTATGAGGCAAGCCGCAGTGGGCACAGCTCGGCTAGTGGAAGTAGCCTGAGTCTACCTGGGCTGAGTTTCGGTAGGAAGCGTGGAAATAGTGCTGCCAGCAACCTCCGAGTCGAAGCCAGCGTAGCCAGCGCTATGGCATCCACGGGTGCCGCCATGACGACGCCAGCAGCTCCCGGAGCGCTAGCGCCAGATTCGAGCACCAAGGACAAGGGTAAAGCCGTTGACAGAAGTGCGGGCGCAGCGAGCAATGACGCTTCTGCTCGCCCCATTCCGTCTCCCCAGCCGATGGCTGGACCGTCACATCTTCGCCAGATGAGCAGTGCCTCGTCTGCATCTTCGTCTGCGGTGGAAAGTAACCAGGGCAGCTATGTGCCGCCCTCTAACCTCCAGGATCCTCGCGGTAGCGGTCTCAGTTTAGGTGGCCGTTCTGGGGTTAGCGAAGACGGCGACGAGCAGGACAGGGACCCAAGCACCAGCACTGAGCCCATGTTCAACTTCAGAAGTTTGGCCGAGGTGGTTGGCGTGAGCATCGAGGGCGAGCACGCCGGCAAGCGTCTCAGTCAAATCAATGCCGACGGGCAAGCGAtcgagggagaagatgagACGGCAAAGTCTGGTGAAGGTGCTGGCGAGCATGTAGAGCATGTCTTGGATTCGCAGACAACCGGTATTTCGGAGCAGGACTCGGAGATCAACTCGCAACCTCCCCGCTTAACTGTCACGCTCGATTCGCCGGCGACATCGGTCGGGGACGTCAGTACTGCCAGCGACTCGAAGCATGTCGGCAACGAGACAACTGTGGAGCATGCGACACAGGTCACGCTGTGA